Below is a genomic region from Hevea brasiliensis isolate MT/VB/25A 57/8 chromosome 3, ASM3005281v1, whole genome shotgun sequence.
GAAATCGCAAAAGCTTACCATTATAACAGCTGTTACAGCTATGACAAATGCTATTGCCCCAGGCAAGATAGTGCTTGGTATATATGGGACAAAAGTAGACCACATGACCTGTGCTCCAATTCATAAATATGTCAAGAGTGTGTTAACAAAACAGCTGAAAACTACATTAACATTTTCCTTCTCTAAACTGTCAAGATCAAGAAATTCATAAATTCTAGATAACCAGAAAACAGAATGGGTGCTCTAGCATCCGAGTGTGGATGTATATGTGCGAAAATTTAAAAAGCACCTGTGGAAGAGCTGAGAGTCCACCCACAGTTATAATATCTTCCCAAAAACGCCATATTCCAGCATTAAGCTTTCCGAGGTAATTGAAGAAATTCAACACCAGCCCAGTTGCCACAATCACTGAAGTGGCCACAAAGTGGGGCAGAGGCATAGCCTCTGCCATTGCAAGCTGAGTAAGAACTATATAAATGGAAATCACTCCCAGCGTTTGCACCACGATCACCTCAgtttccttctttttcacaaagtaGGAAAGCAATGAAAGATTTCCAAGCAACCCAGTAAGCATCCCCTGCATTTACAACACTTCCTTCTTCACTTCATTAGAAAGGGTAAATTGTCAAGCCAATTAAAGAAAGATGCTTCAATATGAATTTACCAGCCATGGTACAGCCAAAAGGGCAATTTTATTTCCAGCCATTAGATTTTGTGCGTTGAGGATGATCTGAGGCATTTGAAGTAACAAAAATGGGATATTTGCTGCTCCGGCAAATTTCGCTGTCCACGAATCCCATTGTTCAAAGGTCTTACCGCGTTTCACATTCGCTGATCCCTTTTAAAATCCAAGAAAACCCCAATTCAAGTGAACCATTCAAAACCCAAAAAGGCAGGGGAGAAATACAATTCAACCATCAAAATAACATTACCTGGTGAAGAGAGTGAGGAACGTCGGAGTCTAGAGCGGCAACAGGAGATAGGCGGCGATAAAGTGAAGTTAGAGTATAGTGGGTATAACAATTAGAAGAGTTGTGAAGGGCAAAGGAAAGGGTTTTGGATGGAAAGGAATGGGAATGTAAAGGGAAATTTGGGAACAAAGAATATTGCTGGGATGGTGCTGTAGCTGCTAGAGGCACAACCAGACACCTGGCCATTACAGGAGCAGCCGGTAAACGGATTCAATAGAAACAGTAAAGAGCTTGATCAGATTGGaatataagaagaagaagaagaagaagaagaagaagaggaagaaggaggaggaggaggaggagagagtGTAGCAATGGCAACGTAACGTGGCGGATGGAGGAGGAAGATGAGTGGGAACTGGGAAGGGAGACTGTACGTTGAACTGAGAGAGTTTGCAAATCTCGGAGTGACACGTGGACGGTTCACGAGATATTTGGGAAGCCAATTGAGGTATTTATTGCGATTTGCGAAAGCGAGTGaagtgaaatgtaagggttgcTTTTACAGAGAGTGCGCTTGATGCGAGAAGCTCCGGAGGATCGGATCTTGATCTTCCTTTGACTCATTGAATGTTGACCCTTCGGAATTGTGGGTTGCCATGTGGCCACTATTTAATCTCCTCTCCAAAGTATTTTAACAAAAATATAGAATactgaaaattaattattaatttacaatGAAGTCCCTAAAACATTAAAAAACTCGCATATTAATCTctgaaatatttaatttttaaagcttaattttattaataaattagttattattatttaaattaactggtaattaatttataatttaaaattaatcttcaaaattttaattttattaataaaataattctttaaattttattttattaacaaaatcatttttatatttaagtagttatttatttattttaaatttttactaataaaataaattttaaaatattaaatagttAATGATAgatattaatttgttaattttttatttcaagactaaattattaatcaaaaataaatcaaaaattaagtTGTTAATTttgttatatattaaatatttaattgtaaattatccaaaattaatGATCCCTAACAGTACACTAATTCCCTCATGAATCTTCCCAAAGGAAAGTTTTGGATTAAAAATTCCCagcaagatatatatatatatatatatatatatatatatatatatatatggaagataATGATCAAGTCTTCTCTGCCACGGAAAACAGGTGCGAACGTTATGGTCTTTCATGGATGATGAAGTCTTATCCTATTTTTGTGCAGTGTAGAAGGGAGGTTTGGTTCTCATCACCTATACATTGGATTAAAAGGCCTAAGGCTCGATACAAGTCAGAGAAGGCCCAAGCCTTAAAAAAATACAAAACTAAGGTCTAAAAAATAAGAGCTCCTCTATCCAACAGCGAACAACTCGAAGCACATAACTGGCCCACTGTCAAAGGGGACCAAATCAACCCAATGGTGAACCAGTAATACGTAACAGGCCTCAAACCAAATCGCACAGCAGAGCGAAGGTCACGCAGCGTCAAATACTTGGGCAGAACCCTTCCCCACCGAAACACTAGAACTTGGGAAGATAAAATAAGGAAACAATTATAGCAAAACTGAGAGCAGTGGTGGGGCTTTTTGGCGTTCCACTCACGCCTTCCGAGACATTTTTCTCGTATTGGAGCTCAATAATTTACCCATCAAAAGCTTTTCTGTCCCTCTTCTGCAATGGAGCTGCGAACAACAATGTATCGACTTCCTTATGAACCTGCAACCAGCCATAATACATAACAGATCAAGAAAACATAACAGAAACAAGAAATGCAGATCAGgcaaagctctctctctctctctctctctctctctgtgttgaAGCTCATATCTGCCAAGAAAATAAAGACCAAATCTATTGGGAGAGCAACCCACAATTGGGCTGGGGAGAGGAAGAGCCACCCCAACCCAGAGGGGGTAGGGGCAGCCGCTGCTCGATAAAAAGAAGCTCGAAGCCTCAAAGGAGAAAGGTACTTTTTTTTGAGAGAAAATCTATTCCTTAAAACAAAAGAGAGAAACGTCCTTGTTAGTTCCTTTCTAAATTCGGGTTTATTCCTCTGTTCACTTGTATTAAAACTCCATCCTCTAAAGTAATTCTCAAGATTGATTTGTGAACGATAACAACTCTaagtattatattataattattagggATGACAACATATAGCatatcctaaaaattattttattttaatttaaatttaattaatattatcaaaatttaaatttatcttaaatctgtttaaaatttattctcaactactTCAATCCGTTTCAAAGTCGATTATTATTACTCTAAAAAAATTcgaactcatttaattttatatattttaattaatattttatataaaaaattattttaattaattatttacattttaaaattttaataatttcataaaatatttaaattatattttatataaaataaaatgtataaaaatgtataaatattattataaaatatatattttatatttaattaagtatttatgtaaATAGATAAGGGTAATGGATACTGAATATATAAAACTCGAACCCTTCAATGGGTATTATTTTTCAAACACGAACCTAATTATATAATACCCAAACCCGTCATATTAAGATTCGATCGAATTAAATACCTGCAAAAACTCGATTCGTTTTCATCCCTAATTACTAGCAGAATATCAATATTATAAATGATGGAGTGTGTGtgcatatatataaattttattattaaattaatttttatttaattaatttaatttaaaattttttaagaaaaatattatttaattcctattttttatataattattttatttaaaaatataataaaattattttactcataaaaacaatttaaaatttattgatgctattaatcaaataaattaacattaaattattttctaatatAATAAGATTACAAATTAGGACAGATtcattaatcaaattattaaaaacattttattttttaaattaactttAGCTAATATTTTCAATTATTCTTACTTGTAATAATGTATTTAAATTTCGATATAATTCTATTTTCATATATTTTGACATCTTTTTGCTACAAAGAAAAAGTTATTTaactaaaaagaaaaataatctaaTGCAAAACAGCAAATAAAAAGGAAATAGAAACTAATTCCTTAAGTAAAAACCTAAATggtaagttttaatttttttgggaAAAATTACATTAAATTATGTATTTGGGTGACTTTATATAGAGAATAtaagttaattttatattaattgatTATAATATAGTATTAACttatttgatttgttttaatttaatttataatttatatcagTTTAactctttttttataaataaaatttatttattttaattatattatagaaaagtaaaataataattaataacaataaattatgctacaaaataaaattattgtatatttttaaattataatttaattagcgAGTGAGTGATTTAACTATAAATTAAATAGGAAAGGCATTAATGattcagttaaaaaaataaatggaGAAGTTAGTGGAGGCTCAAGGGAAGGAtaactcaaataaataatattaatatatttatttaaatttttttattttaattcatacTTGGTGTCATTTCAactcttttaaaaattaatttattttccttACCCTTAAATAAATGATCAATAATGGAgtgaaaaaagtaaaataaaaattaatagtaataaaaaaattacaaaatataattattatgaaatatgatcgtatatttttaaattattatttaattgatattaaTAAGTGAGTGATTGAATTATAAATACATAGAAAAAGTATTGTTGCTTCGATTATAAATAGAAAAAAGTAGAGAAATTAATGGAGGCTCAAGAGAATTAAATAGTGCTagaaaataatagtaataaaataTTAGTTTGAGATATGATGAGACTGTTTTAAGAATAATTTTGGTACAAACTACTATCCTCTAAAATTTAATAAACTCTTTTTAATATTACAGATAaacaataattaacataatatataaataagattTGTAAATTATCGAGAGGTATTTTGCGGTCAcctagacgaacactcaccgaagtgagaaagagtgaggagtcgccactttaattttgaagggaattaaagaaaaccgtttatgaaaataaattaaatgaaaccactttaaaaacagagattctaggttcggggtccatatacgggcggggaaggtgttaggcaccccgcctcgtccctcaatgaaggtaagcagatttaatattatgctctcttataaattaaaagggtaattaggggggttgggatagtgacaatgttaatcctttggacagataaaaaggaatatttgatgttTTACTGGTTCGGATTGTCCCAAGAACACAAGTTCATGAAATGACCCTTTAGTGATTAGGTGCCGAGTAAAGTTATTTAATGTATTGGGGCTGTTTTGTTTTAATTCGGAtcttgttaagagagctcggataAGAAGTTTTCCACCGATCTCTAGGTATGTTTTTTTAGAGTTTTAAGCGAAAGATTTCGGATAAGCACTCTCCTCCGAACTCCCTGTTTTAATTTaggcgagaatcaggtaagaactctcccccgatctcttagggtGTTGGTCTTAAAGTttggtgaaggatctcggataagaactctcctccgatctccgtctTCTTAttcgaatgaggatcgggtaagaactctctcccgacctcttaaagtatgtggtttaaggtttttaatgaaggatctcggataagaactctcctccgatctccgtgtttttatttgaatgaggatcgggtaagaactctcccccgacctcttaaagtattcggcttAAGATTTTaaggaaggatctcggataagaactctcctccgatctcctcgttTTGTttaaatgaggatcgggtaagaactctcccccgacctcttaaggtATTCGGATTAAGATTTTaaggaaggatctcggataagaactctcctccgatcttcgtgtttttatttgaatgaagatcgggtaagaactcttccccgacctcttaaagtattcggcttaagattttaaggaaagatctcagataagaactctcattcgatctccgtgtttttatttgaatgaggatcgagtaagaactcttccccgatctcttaaaatatttagtACAATCGTATATCGTAAGAACCTTTGATTAAGGGTCCTGGCGCTTGAAGATGCCAGGAACACAAGCGGggcttctcttaacccattgATACCTTATAACTAGGGAGGGGATACCGGACTGAGTCTTTTCCAATTCCCTTTATGATTGCCTTACCAGTACTTTCTG
It encodes:
- the LOC110647444 gene encoding maltose excess protein 1, chloroplastic isoform X3; translation: MARCLVVPLAATAPSQQYSLFPNFPLHSHSFPSKTLSFALHNSSNCYTHYTLTSLYRRLSPVAALDSDVPHSLHQGSANVKRGKTFEQWDSWTAKFAGAANIPFLLLQMPQIILNAQNLMAGNKIALLAVPWLGMLTGLLGNLSLLSYFVKKKETEVIVVQTLGVISIYIVLTQLAMAEAMPLPHFVATSVIVATGLVLNFFNYLGKLNAGIWRFWEDIITVGGLSALPQARTGKLSEKGVKFVGGISGWTATLLFMWMPVSQMWTNFLNPENIKGLSAFSMLLAMIGNGLMIPRALLIRDFMWFTGSTWAALFYGYGNILCMYCFNSISREFFLAATALLVSWIGCTSISLCLWFVFGYMRVLFLLTPPFPFQLPHFSSKEKNCITSDSW
- the LOC110647444 gene encoding maltose excess protein 1, chloroplastic isoform X2; amino-acid sequence: MARCLVVPLAATAPSQQYSLFPNFPLHSHSFPSKTLSFALHNSSNCYTHYTLTSLYRRLSPVAALDSDVPHSLHQGSANVKRGKTFEQWDSWTAKFAGAANIPFLLLQMPQIILNAQNLMAGNKIALLAVPWLGMLTGLLGNLSLLSYFVKKKETEVIVVQTLGVISIYIVLTQLAMAEAMPLPHFVATSVIVATGLVLNFFNYLGKLNAGIWRFWEDIITVGGLSALPQVMWSTFVPYIPSTILPGAIAFVIAVTAVIMARTGKLSEKGVKFVGGISGWTATLLFMWMPVSQMWTNFLNPENIKGLSAFSMLLAMIGNGLMIPRALLIRDFMWFTGSTWAALFYGYGNILCMYCFNSISREFFLAATALLVSWIGMALWRDTVVYGYNSPLKCLRELAFGST
- the LOC110647444 gene encoding maltose excess protein 1, chloroplastic isoform X1 is translated as MARCLVVPLAATAPSQQYSLFPNFPLHSHSFPSKTLSFALHNSSNCYTHYTLTSLYRRLSPVAALDSDVPHSLHQGSANVKRGKTFEQWDSWTAKFAGAANIPFLLLQMPQIILNAQNLMAGNKIALLAVPWLGMLTGLLGNLSLLSYFVKKKETEVIVVQTLGVISIYIVLTQLAMAEAMPLPHFVATSVIVATGLVLNFFNYLGKLNAGIWRFWEDIITVGGLSALPQVMWSTFVPYIPSTILPGAIAFVIAVTAVIMARTGKLSEKGVKFVGGISGWTATLLFMWMPVSQMWTNFLNPENIKGLSAFSMLLAMIGNGLMIPRALLIRDFMWFTGSTWAALFYGYGNILCMYCFNSISREFFLAATALLVSWIGCTSISLCLWFVFGYMRVLFLLTPPFPFQLPHFSSKEKNCITSDSW